The following proteins are co-located in the uncultured Draconibacterium sp. genome:
- a CDS encoding TssN family type VI secretion system protein — MGNSFLIIVFLIVALILLGFVLKNKEVKAKLLISLIYVIVTGAIISIGALLGYRNFIQISFHLVYILLGSWMLVMGILHVFLIKILLPWADEENYGSELLFTILVAAVGAVFMLLLFRFINFMFYPGINLTTLLLFILPYVFYGVLRRYLSIPVKILRKWYYPVDKHVEDPSDREMEMPLVVGFEFKKKKEDKNMTAFRAKAPKEMAFGKLFYYFINDYNHRNPDEKIEYLDENEKSIGWIFYFKPKMFSKIRYIDPEETNSFNLIKENTIIVCKRVIEK, encoded by the coding sequence ATGGGAAATAGTTTTTTAATCATTGTCTTTCTTATTGTTGCTTTAATCCTTTTAGGATTTGTTTTGAAAAATAAGGAAGTTAAAGCAAAATTATTGATATCCTTAATTTATGTAATTGTTACAGGCGCAATTATTAGTATTGGCGCATTATTGGGCTATCGTAACTTTATTCAGATTTCCTTTCACCTGGTGTATATTTTGTTGGGTTCCTGGATGCTTGTAATGGGGATTCTACATGTGTTTTTGATAAAAATATTACTTCCATGGGCCGATGAAGAAAACTACGGATCGGAATTACTTTTTACAATACTGGTTGCAGCAGTGGGGGCAGTATTTATGTTATTACTATTCCGGTTTATCAACTTTATGTTTTATCCGGGTATAAATTTAACTACACTCTTACTCTTTATTTTACCTTATGTTTTTTATGGTGTATTAAGAAGATACCTCAGTATCCCGGTAAAAATTCTTCGCAAATGGTATTATCCCGTTGATAAACATGTTGAAGATCCATCGGACAGAGAAATGGAAATGCCACTGGTGGTAGGTTTTGAGTTTAAAAAGAAAAAAGAAGATAAAAACATGACCGCTTTTCGGGCAAAAGCACCCAAGGAGATGGCGTTTGGAAAGCTGTTTTACTATTTTATAAACGATTACAATCATCGGAATCCTGATGAAAAAATTGAATACTTAGATGAAAACGAAAAATCAATAGGTTGGATTTTTTATTTCAAACCAAAAATGTTTAGTAAAATCCGCTACATCGATCCTGAAGAAACCAACAGCTTTAATCTGATTAAAGAAAATACGATAATTGTGTGCAAACGTGTAATAGAAAAATAA
- a CDS encoding helix-turn-helix domain-containing protein, with translation MDPLNKQERTEAVIKMLAFFLLAVIIVAIPMYYAFSLPEKEAEWNATEYNDLVKKLKDKEQFEKDFLQKTDSAIALFQAYQREEDEMARDKIQLRYSNATNQMEDYLERIANDSIRADLYDNVIFTYNNLFSAWNERNDLQDQLNECMEQSQSQKKELNKKSEILTEKTEFVEQERAKTIQEKEIDLINKALAKHNNSIRLAAKELGSTERKLRKRMKELGIID, from the coding sequence ATGGATCCACTTAACAAACAGGAACGAACAGAAGCGGTAATTAAAATGCTTGCATTCTTTCTTTTAGCAGTAATAATTGTGGCAATTCCGATGTATTATGCTTTTAGTTTGCCTGAAAAGGAGGCCGAATGGAATGCAACAGAATACAACGATCTGGTAAAAAAATTGAAAGATAAGGAACAGTTTGAAAAAGATTTTCTTCAAAAAACCGATTCTGCAATTGCATTGTTTCAGGCTTATCAGAGAGAGGAAGATGAAATGGCTCGCGATAAAATTCAGTTGCGTTACTCAAATGCGACCAATCAAATGGAGGACTACCTGGAACGTATTGCGAACGACAGTATTCGGGCAGACTTGTATGATAATGTAATATTTACCTACAATAATCTTTTTAGTGCCTGGAACGAAAGAAATGACTTACAGGATCAGTTGAATGAATGCATGGAGCAAAGTCAAAGTCAGAAAAAGGAACTGAATAAAAAATCGGAAATTCTTACTGAAAAAACGGAGTTTGTTGAGCAGGAAAGAGCAAAAACCATTCAGGAAAAGGAGATTGACTTAATAAACAAGGCATTGGCCAAACATAACAACAGTATACGGCTTGCTGCCAAAGAGCTGGGATCGACCGAACGCAAACTCAGAAAACGAATGAAAGAACTTGGAATTATTGACTAG
- a CDS encoding GPW/gp25 family protein gives MQIEYYKLPLKLHLLTQKKEHEKCNLSESVAGMIHLIAVTYFGECKHDSTFGCEIWEHDFENISNPQQYRENLIKSVQQTIQKQEKRLTDIRVDIQVEQIDYKFIQRRIKSRITLKVHATLLATNESFVHYDQFFIGPLSYF, from the coding sequence ATGCAAATTGAATACTATAAATTGCCATTGAAGCTACACCTGCTTACTCAGAAAAAAGAACATGAGAAATGTAATTTGTCTGAGTCGGTGGCCGGAATGATTCATTTAATTGCTGTAACATACTTTGGCGAATGCAAACACGATAGCACCTTTGGTTGTGAAATTTGGGAACATGATTTTGAGAATATTAGTAATCCGCAACAATACAGAGAAAATTTAATTAAGTCGGTGCAACAAACGATTCAAAAACAGGAGAAAAGATTGACAGACATTCGTGTTGATATTCAGGTTGAACAAATTGATTATAAGTTTATACAACGAAGAATAAAAAGCAGGATTACACTAAAAGTTCATGCAACGCTGCTTGCAACAAACGAATCCTTTGTGCATTACGACCAGTTTTTTATTGGGCCTTTATCTTATTTTTAA
- a CDS encoding cysteine peptidase family C39 domain-containing protein, whose protein sequence is MSNQTVFNQFITDVTNVRRSLKYLTRFNEKTSCLRNLIPELRRDTTANRLTSRDFTRMRNDLERRSPKSSKKYQTALNTLSSNWTWAVPISPIMIGRPHPTRTKARMDESISDSGRSYRVYRQSKSHSCGPTCCLIVLMNYYKNKAYTEKMMRDELMTVQNGYVPFNGTNMIPLRNTLYHKLSTHSSFYEGCDFNNLRTCTTKQGKQLYPAILRIQWNNGGGHFIVVAETIGDIYFVIDPLKGHIRELRRSQLENYDNAGQWDGRIVCSYE, encoded by the coding sequence ATGTCAAATCAAACTGTTTTTAACCAATTTATAACTGACGTTACCAACGTTAGACGAAGTTTAAAATATCTCACACGTTTTAACGAAAAAACAAGTTGTCTACGTAATTTGATTCCTGAATTACGAAGAGATACAACTGCTAATAGATTAACTTCAAGAGATTTCACTAGAATGAGAAATGATTTGGAACGGCGCAGTCCCAAAAGTTCAAAAAAATACCAAACAGCGCTAAACACATTATCAAGCAATTGGACTTGGGCTGTCCCTATTTCTCCAATAATGATAGGACGCCCTCATCCAACCCGAACAAAAGCAAGAATGGATGAATCGATATCTGACAGTGGGAGAAGCTATCGTGTATACAGGCAAAGCAAAAGTCATTCTTGTGGCCCAACGTGTTGCTTAATTGTTCTTATGAACTATTATAAAAATAAAGCATATACAGAAAAAATGATGCGCGATGAACTTATGACAGTGCAGAATGGTTATGTACCGTTTAATGGTACTAACATGATTCCTTTGCGTAATACATTATACCATAAGTTATCCACTCACTCAAGCTTTTACGAAGGTTGCGATTTTAATAACCTGCGCACTTGTACTACAAAACAAGGGAAACAATTATACCCTGCCATTCTTCGAATTCAATGGAATAATGGTGGAGGCCATTTTATAGTAGTAGCCGAAACTATTGGGGATATTTATTTTGTGATTGACCCACTTAAGGGCCACATTAGAGAACTCCGAAGATCTCAGCTTGAAAACTATGATAATGCAGGCCAATGGGATGGTAGAATAGTATGTTCGTATGAATAA
- a CDS encoding PAAR domain-containing protein — MGLPAARIGDMHTCPMQTPAFPSPIPHVGGPVIGPGVPNVLIGGLPAAVVGDMCTCVGPPDPIAQGSVTVLIGGRPAARLGDTTGHGGKITLGFPTVLIG; from the coding sequence ATGGGACTACCAGCAGCACGAATTGGAGATATGCACACTTGCCCGATGCAAACACCGGCATTTCCCTCGCCTATACCACATGTTGGAGGCCCGGTTATTGGTCCGGGTGTACCAAATGTATTAATTGGAGGATTACCTGCTGCCGTTGTTGGCGATATGTGTACATGTGTTGGGCCACCAGATCCAATTGCGCAAGGCTCTGTTACAGTACTTATTGGGGGGCGACCGGCGGCTCGACTGGGAGATACCACCGGACACGGAGGTAAAATCACCTTGGGGTTTCCTACCGTATTAATTGGATAA
- a CDS encoding phage baseplate assembly protein V, with product MAIASEVKIEIDGKKLDDFNSLKIEQSIYGPSKFELICRHDSIESIEGFVIDKTKKFIGSSIVFTMNISMTEDMNSSDSIFFKGIITNVRGTRSDYSDFNKIIISGKSPEFLLEDLPGCRSFETRNLKQIVEEVLKPYPKDLLKANIKPQITTNFEYTVQYNETSYDFISRLSKKYGEWMYYDGTEFNFGPLNTKSKPEITMGLDQSEFDFGISMKPINFKIKYRDYHNNQTIENQSTKTTGKKEQNEVGGLAHDASAKHFSYQPQKLANYLNVSKDSFAKHLKEISDIKEKAQSSGISNIEGKSVNPLLKLGGKVKIKALKMYDSGNVDYGEYIVTQLVHTINDLGTYSNSFKGVSAEATVPEYTDPDVRINCEPQSALVTDNRDPEKLGRIRVHFDWQEDGQSSPWIRIANAHSGVGRGVYFTPDIDDEVLVGFEGNNPEQPFVMGSLYNGKGTPNNEFPTNNNSLKGIMFNGLSLQFDESSGTTTIKTPDKKQITLSDQQKSIKIEDEKKNSIELSPDGIVFNTMKDLSIMATGNISITSGKSMSVTCGEGLDTMTGGAISTTSGGAYSITAATSAKIMGGTEASLTGATSVKVEGAIASIVGGLVKIN from the coding sequence ATGGCAATTGCATCAGAAGTTAAAATAGAAATTGATGGTAAAAAACTGGATGATTTTAATAGCCTTAAAATTGAACAGAGCATTTATGGCCCAAGTAAATTTGAGCTTATTTGCCGTCACGATTCAATTGAATCAATAGAAGGTTTTGTGATTGACAAAACAAAAAAATTTATTGGTTCGTCGATTGTTTTTACAATGAATATAAGTATGACTGAGGATATGAATTCATCCGACAGCATATTTTTTAAAGGGATAATTACAAATGTCAGGGGTACTCGCTCAGACTATTCTGATTTTAATAAAATTATTATTTCAGGTAAAAGCCCTGAATTTTTGTTGGAAGACCTGCCTGGCTGCAGATCGTTTGAAACCAGAAATTTAAAACAGATTGTTGAGGAAGTATTAAAACCTTATCCGAAAGATTTATTAAAAGCGAACATAAAACCGCAGATAACAACCAATTTCGAATATACGGTTCAATACAACGAAACCAGTTACGATTTTATCAGCCGTTTATCAAAAAAGTATGGAGAATGGATGTATTATGATGGTACCGAATTTAATTTTGGACCTTTAAATACAAAATCGAAACCGGAAATAACAATGGGGCTCGACCAGTCTGAATTTGATTTTGGAATTAGTATGAAACCAATAAATTTCAAAATCAAGTACCGCGACTATCATAATAATCAGACCATTGAAAATCAATCGACCAAAACAACCGGCAAAAAAGAGCAAAATGAAGTGGGCGGTCTGGCACACGATGCGTCGGCAAAACATTTTTCGTACCAACCTCAGAAACTGGCAAATTACCTGAATGTTTCAAAAGATAGCTTTGCCAAACACCTAAAGGAAATTTCTGACATCAAGGAAAAAGCTCAATCATCGGGAATATCAAACATAGAAGGGAAAAGCGTAAATCCATTATTAAAACTTGGAGGTAAGGTAAAAATCAAGGCACTAAAAATGTATGATTCCGGGAATGTGGATTACGGCGAATATATAGTCACCCAATTGGTTCATACAATAAATGATTTGGGTACTTATTCAAATTCATTTAAAGGAGTATCAGCAGAGGCAACAGTGCCTGAATATACCGACCCGGATGTGAGAATAAACTGCGAACCGCAAAGTGCACTGGTAACAGACAACAGAGATCCCGAAAAGTTAGGAAGAATACGTGTACACTTTGATTGGCAGGAAGATGGACAATCGAGCCCGTGGATTAGAATTGCAAATGCTCATTCGGGAGTTGGTCGTGGAGTATATTTTACGCCCGATATTGATGACGAAGTTTTGGTTGGATTTGAAGGAAACAACCCGGAACAGCCATTTGTGATGGGAAGTTTGTACAACGGAAAAGGAACACCAAACAATGAATTTCCGACAAACAACAACAGTTTGAAAGGAATCATGTTTAATGGACTTAGCCTTCAGTTTGATGAAAGTTCAGGTACTACTACCATAAAAACACCTGACAAAAAACAAATAACATTAAGTGATCAGCAAAAATCGATTAAGATTGAAGATGAAAAAAAGAACTCCATTGAATTATCACCCGATGGAATAGTTTTTAATACAATGAAAGACCTTTCGATTATGGCGACCGGAAACATATCAATTACCTCAGGAAAGTCTATGAGCGTTACCTGCGGAGAAGGTTTGGACACAATGACAGGAGGAGCAATTTCAACAACTTCTGGCGGAGCCTATTCCATAACAGCTGCAACTTCAGCAAAAATAATGGGAGGTACAGAAGCTTCTCTTACAGGAGCAACTTCAGTGAAAGTTGAGGGAGCGATTGCATCAATTGTAGGTGGGCTAGTAAAAATTAATTAA
- the tssD gene encoding type VI secretion system tube protein TssD — protein MSLSARLYISGHKNEKTGIRILACDFEFIWPTDKQGRTTGKLMGGKINITVAIENDGEILNWVMFHSVKNGRIVFIGKENGKALKTINFVDGLCVRYKDSFQEKSEEIVEMTISTREISIEGATHYNCWIGHVSV, from the coding sequence ATGTCATTATCAGCGCGGTTATATATTAGTGGACATAAAAATGAAAAAACAGGCATTAGAATTCTTGCTTGCGATTTCGAATTTATTTGGCCTACTGATAAACAAGGAAGAACCACCGGAAAATTAATGGGTGGAAAAATCAATATCACTGTTGCCATTGAAAACGACGGTGAGATTCTTAATTGGGTAATGTTTCACTCTGTTAAAAACGGGCGAATTGTGTTTATTGGAAAAGAAAATGGGAAAGCCCTTAAAACAATCAATTTTGTAGATGGTTTATGTGTGCGCTACAAAGATTCGTTCCAGGAAAAAAGTGAAGAGATTGTTGAAATGACAATCTCGACAAGAGAAATAAGTATTGAAGGAGCCACCCATTACAATTGTTGGATTGGCCACGTGTCGGTTTAA
- the tssD gene encoding type VI secretion system tube protein TssD: MSFKAIFKTTGQEFRVLSSSYNVYRAVDEMGRPTSSTVGGEINITMESNANNLFFEHICVGEMLKEGTITYIKRNEESTMRDLSFQNAFISSFSETFDHSGGSGAMVTSITIVAQVVTMGNGEIINAWSS; the protein is encoded by the coding sequence ATGTCATTTAAAGCAATATTTAAAACAACCGGTCAGGAATTTAGAGTGCTAAGTTCCAGTTATAATGTTTACCGTGCAGTGGATGAAATGGGCCGACCGACCTCTTCAACTGTTGGAGGAGAAATAAACATTACCATGGAATCGAACGCCAATAATCTATTTTTCGAGCACATTTGTGTGGGAGAAATGTTAAAAGAAGGTACAATAACCTACATTAAAAGGAACGAAGAATCAACCATGCGTGATTTAAGTTTTCAAAATGCATTCATATCTTCTTTCAGCGAAACCTTCGATCACTCGGGAGGTTCAGGAGCAATGGTAACATCCATTACAATAGTTGCTCAGGTTGTAACAATGGGTAATGGCGAAATCATAAATGCCTGGAGTTCTTGA
- the tssD gene encoding type VI secretion system tube protein TssD has protein sequence MLAKSNISIEVDGKSHPVQSFSYSLRQHTDHTGQPASETQGGEIHITLESTKENEFLEWMCDSYMRKDGKITIMKSEEEGKLKEFEFKEAFMTDFSESFGESGNGSISFSLSAKEISMGNATHTNEWLDD, from the coding sequence ATGTTAGCAAAGTCGAATATTTCTATTGAAGTGGATGGCAAAAGTCATCCGGTGCAAAGCTTTAGCTACAGCCTCAGGCAACATACCGACCACACCGGGCAACCGGCTTCCGAAACACAGGGAGGAGAAATTCATATAACCTTGGAATCAACAAAAGAAAATGAGTTTTTAGAGTGGATGTGCGATAGTTACATGAGAAAAGATGGTAAAATCACCATAATGAAAAGCGAAGAAGAAGGCAAATTGAAAGAATTTGAATTTAAAGAAGCCTTTATGACTGACTTTAGTGAATCGTTTGGCGAATCAGGAAATGGTTCAATTTCATTTTCATTATCAGCCAAAGAAATAAGCATGGGAAATGCTACTCACACAAACGAATGGCTCGATGATTAA
- a CDS encoding DUF5458 family protein, which produces MAELEGAQNIAQYKEKVLENVQSIENPAEQLKTGLNKLAGNGGFDLLEMAFAGVENMNPERKARKRIFLSESAYKADREKLKKTLQLWAAVLNSSESISEMVEASEKNIEVADRTFKTNMAKAIEETRDLEKSYRSVALFYKNTESSKLKNVSIMNADLEQLKDLDDTRFIDAVREELVSKYDRLDLRENYGILVVPGYLGSNKVVEKWAKIAHENKVMMVTDFEHLDNPDDVMDLFEMANLTGGDMFRSNVMMACNWLVGRDKFDEVGEEEELFVPPSGALAGTIYNTLMSQVAAGKKHGGLNEVDGVTFDLKKSEIANLEKMGLVPMVNEYGKVMAFSAKTLFNGDNLGLQTYSVVRVFDYVTKVMMDFLNRRAFENFNVKTRKEILSQIVKFLDSITGPGKLIENFSVKRFEQDPVQKDRIYLDIHMTPYFPAKNFMIKMDGQKGDDGTEWDSDYEQN; this is translated from the coding sequence ATGGCTGAATTAGAAGGCGCACAAAATATTGCTCAATACAAAGAAAAAGTATTAGAAAACGTACAAAGTATTGAAAACCCTGCAGAACAACTAAAAACAGGACTGAACAAACTTGCCGGGAACGGAGGTTTTGATTTGTTGGAAATGGCTTTTGCAGGCGTTGAAAACATGAATCCTGAACGAAAAGCGAGAAAGCGAATTTTCTTATCGGAATCAGCTTATAAAGCAGATCGTGAAAAACTAAAAAAAACATTACAGTTGTGGGCAGCTGTTTTAAACTCGTCGGAAAGCATTTCTGAAATGGTTGAAGCCAGCGAAAAAAATATTGAAGTTGCTGACAGAACTTTTAAAACAAATATGGCAAAGGCTATTGAAGAAACACGCGATTTGGAGAAATCGTACCGCTCGGTTGCCTTGTTTTACAAAAACACGGAAAGCTCGAAGCTTAAAAATGTATCAATAATGAATGCCGACCTTGAGCAGTTGAAGGATCTGGACGACACCCGTTTTATTGATGCAGTGCGAGAAGAACTGGTAAGTAAATACGACCGCCTCGACCTACGCGAAAACTATGGAATTTTGGTTGTACCCGGTTATTTGGGATCGAACAAAGTAGTTGAAAAGTGGGCAAAAATAGCGCACGAAAACAAAGTTATGATGGTAACCGATTTTGAACATCTCGATAATCCGGATGATGTAATGGACTTATTCGAAATGGCAAATCTTACCGGAGGCGATATGTTCCGCTCAAACGTAATGATGGCATGCAACTGGCTTGTCGGTCGAGATAAATTTGATGAAGTTGGCGAAGAGGAAGAACTTTTTGTTCCACCGTCGGGAGCACTGGCCGGAACAATTTACAATACCCTAATGTCGCAAGTAGCTGCCGGAAAAAAACACGGTGGTTTAAACGAAGTGGATGGTGTAACCTTCGATCTGAAAAAAAGTGAGATTGCAAATCTTGAAAAAATGGGCCTTGTTCCAATGGTTAACGAATACGGAAAAGTAATGGCATTTTCGGCCAAAACACTTTTTAATGGCGATAATCTTGGATTGCAAACCTATTCGGTAGTTCGGGTTTTCGACTATGTAACCAAAGTAATGATGGATTTTTTAAACCGTCGTGCCTTCGAGAATTTCAATGTAAAAACCAGAAAAGAAATACTTTCTCAGATTGTAAAATTTCTGGATAGTATTACCGGCCCGGGCAAACTTATAGAAAACTTCTCCGTAAAAAGGTTCGAACAAGACCCGGTTCAAAAAGACAGGATCTACCTTGACATACACATGACACCTTATTTTCCAGCTAAAAACTTTATGATTAAAATGGACGGACAAAAAGGCGATGATGGAACTGAGTGGGACTCAGATTATGAACAAAACTAA